The genomic region GTGGCGATTGTTTTACTGGTGTTTCCGTGCGTGTTGTTCGCGCAAACGAGTCGCCTCCACTGCGTCTTTTCATCCCGCACCTCTGCCATGCTGCCTGCCGCATTGTTATAATGGCGGAGGACACGGAAAGTCTGCTCGGAGCACGGAGGTGGCGTCGGGCTCAGGGGTGACAGAGGGGGATTATTTGGCCTCGTGGAGGTACGTTTCCACCGGTGTGTCCCACGAGGGGACGTTTGGCGTTCACGGGGAGACAGGAAAAATTAAAAGTGGTGTTATTAATAAGGGGGTGTGTATGTCGCGGAAGGCCCTGCGATACGTCCGCAGCCCTGTTTGAAGAGGGAGGCGGAGGgatctgctgctgttgctgctggctGTTGGTAGTGACGCGGGCAGTGTGGGAAATGTAGTCCTTTGTTGATTTTCATTAAATCCTCATTGTAAGCCTGCAGAATTGATACATAACGAGGAGAATCTCATCCAAATTGAACCCAGACTGACTCTAGTGCTTATtagattaattaaattaatacatttaaatgtgacAAACATTAAAGGCACCACCAGTACACTTAAGAGTAGGGatactaggggtgggaatcaccagaggatccacaacacattattatcacgATACAgtgttattgtgattttaaatatgtgcgATATGCTGATTAATAGGATACATTATagtgtgatttattaccttctttcaactgtaaattatgccCTAATGGCCAACAGACTTAGCCATTAGGGTTGAGAATCACCGGATGATTCACAACATGATATTAACACGGTGCTTAAGTCACGATACAGTATTATTGCGACTTTGaatatgttgcgatatgctgagtattatGATGAAATATATTGCGTTTTATTAGCTTTTTTCCAATTTTAAATTATGCCCTAATGGCTAACGCATCTAGCCATTAGGGGTGGCAATCACCAGATGatccacaatacaatattatcacgatactgcTAATTagactaaatgaataaattaattgaaATGGGACAAACATTAAAGGGCCCACCAGTACAGTTATCAGTAGGGATCCTAGCAgtaggaatcaccagaggatccacgatacgatattatcacgatacttaagtcaagATACAGTAttattgcgatatgctgagtattgcgataaaatatattgcaatttattaccgtttattcaactgcaaattatgtccccaaaggaaaactctgtcatctgttttatctaataaagttttgagtctgttcatctcacctcAGCCACTTTTTGCAGCACCGAAATGtgtctagtggactgaaaaagcaattgattatattattctagtaggctacctaaagtttaatttgtcatattgataattcattaaattaaaaaatcgatATTTGGTACTGTGTGACGAAACGATAATGCCACACAAAACTATCGTGATACtatactgtattgatttttttccacccACTCCTAAGAGATACTCAGTTTGCTTTGCCCAGGGGCTACTTTTGCAAAATGGCAAGAAGccagtaaataaacaaacattaatatttgtcagataaaattaaataaaaaagggaaaaccaGTTGAAGCAGCCTTGCACAGGTCAGATGTACACAGGGGCGTGTCTAGGATTTGATGACATCAGGGCTTAGCTGGCCCCCGGATCATCCcctgtcttttttatttgatattaaACAAGcgatattttgatgctttttaatgcACTCTGAAACTTTATTTACACCCAGAGTACACAAATAATCCTTCTctcaattcatttattttcattgtgaattagaaaatggttagCAGGCCACCCTGTACCTTACGGTGAGCCAGATTTGGCACTTGGGCCATAAGTTGAGCAGCCTATTACTGCTGCACTGACATATCTTACAATTAAAACTTATATGAAGACCACATTTTCAGTTCTTGCCGTTCTAATAAGTATTAATAATACAATCTAATTGCTGGCATTCCAGTTTCAGTCTCacatctgtggattattttcattattatttaatatgAGGATTTAGTCTCAgctctataaaatgtcaggaaattgTAGAAAAATATCCATCACTGTCCAAGATGATTAATTTACTTTGATTTACATCAAGGAAAGTAGCAAAATATAATGTTTGAGATGCTTAAAGCATCAAATGTTTGCCATATTTGATTGAAAACTGCTTAAATAACATTGATTTTGAATGTACTTTTCTGTGATTTGTTCACTCAAACAATTAATCGACCGATCGTTCAGCTCTATTAAGTTGCTCCTCCTTCGTTACTCCTGTTTAAAGCTTTAATCCACTCTAATTGGGACTCAGTCCGTTCCTCTGTaccagtttgtgtttgtgtgatatgGTGAAGTCCAGGCCCAGTTGGTCATGTTTTGGCAGTGGATGTGTTTGCTGGATGTGCGGCTGCAGTGCtggtacgtgtgtgtgtgtgtgtgtgtgactgtgtgtgtccttgCACACACTCCTTTTTCTCATCTGTGTCTGCACAATTGTTCCCAGTGTTTGCACTGAGGCAGCTGAGTCAGTACAGATAAGAGCTTGGCTAGAGAGGGTCCCAGAGATACTGAGCTCGATACAGCGAGGATGTAAGAGGAAGTTCGCTTAGAATTTCCCCTCAACTGGATTACAGCATATGgcatattgtgtcttttcaccACGGCTTTAGGAAGGGAAATATTAACAGGCTCAGTGTTGCTCTAATTACATCTCAACTGGAGTTATCAGCACTGGTGCCACTGTAAAGAGGCCTTTTAACCACGTGTGGTGCTTATAAGGTGTCTTATGAAATGTCAGTTCTGCTTTAATGGCAGGAAACAGTTTACCTCACTAAGACCTTTCAGTGTCATATCTTTGGATTGCATAGCAATACATATTAATGTGTCACTTTAACACCTGTTAGGAAATGGCACAGGGTTAGAAGAGCAGTCTGACTTTGTGTCTGCACCTGGACACCTCAGCATGCAGGGAAATATGGCATTGAACTTTTGTTTCAGGGCACGGATCCTTAGCAAAGTATCACTATATTCTTGTGTGGCAATAccgtatcgtcacacagtgccaagtattgattttctttaatcatataaatgattaatgttacaaatacaaattaaacttcagGTGGcctactaaaataaaataatcaattgctttttcagttcactagatacattttgctcatgtaaaaaacatggctgaaatCAGATTTACTTTGTCATcctagataaaacagatgttgtcAAAGTTTTCCTTTTGGGGACGTACTTTACAGTTGAGAAAAGGTAATAATTACCAACATATTTTATCAGAACACGCAGCATATCttgacatatttaaaatcgcaataatattgtatcgtgacttaagcatcgtgataatatcgtatcgtgcgTCCTCTTGCAATTTCCACCCCTAATGGTTAGTTGCGTTAGTCTCTCCCTCTGCACCTTCACCGATGGTTTCTGAGGTGGACGGTATGTCAGAGTCTTGctcaagaagaaaaacaaaacgatCCATTGTGGCTCACAAATGCCTGTACATTTGGAACAATATTAGGGCCAATTGGCCAATATGTTTCAATAATATGTAACTGTTAGCTAACCACTTCACATCACCATTATGGAAAGGTGCTGCACAGTggtttagcattagctagctcatGATTCCTGGGTAACAGTAAACctatcattaatgttgtttactgtgaattagttgtttttggattaatattaatgtgtattttcagacacattttatttctcGGAAAAgcaaaacttcaattaaaacgTACGTTAAATTACCAAACAATAATTTGGCGACCTCCCTGACGTAACTCTGAGGACCCTCTAGGGGTCGCGGACCACCTGTTGAAGACACAGGTTTTGGGGTCAAAGAATATAGTTTCATGAATCCCTGCAGTGGTGGAATgcaactaagtacatttactcaagtattgtaCTTGAGATAAATGTACTTCACTCTGTTCTTTccatgacacattttacttctAGTCCACGACATCTCAGAGGGGCATATgtcactttttactccactacatttatctggcACCTTTTAGTTACTTTACGAATTAAGATTTTAGCTCACAAAACATATtaagaattttaaaaatataatggTTTGTTATAAATTAAATTACTAAACCAATCATAAGGCCTACAGGtacagctgaaatgattagCCAGTTAATCCATGAGTATATTGATGGAACTGTTTTGAtcgtttcagtcatttttcatgtaAAAAGAAAGTCATATTTCCAGCTTCTCGAATGTGAGGAGTACTCTGCATTAATTACTTTCAATACTTAAGGTGCATTTTCCTGACATAACATTGTCATTGCAGaacttttttttgcagcagagtagttttacagtgtggtattagtgcTTACACTCAAGGAAATGATCTGactacttcttccaccactgcatttACTCTGCATAGATTGCAACATGTATAATGCCATAGACtcttgaatattttgtttttgtccacaCAGGAAAGTAGTTATGGATGGCCTAGAAAGACAAATTCACACTTATTACCTGCATAAAAACAGGAATGTATTGTGCATATCTCTGCCCATTCTGCTGTTTGGTGTTGATGCGATGTTAAAAAGAGATATTgcagatatactatgcaggattttcttaaaaaacaatatatagtGTCATACAgataacaaaacaataaatctaGTGTCGGCTTTTGCATTAACTTTTGCTTGTGAGCATATCTACAAACAGTAGCCAACAATcgtgcatagtataccttttaaGGTGTCCGTGAAATACAACCCTAAAGCTATGCGTCTTAAGGATAATCCAtagacctcattgtttttctcctcaGGTATAAAGTACTTCCAAAAGGCCATTCAGTCCCTCAGAATCAAAGAGCAAAGTCAGTGGCAGAAATGCTAAAATCTCCCACAGCCTCAACAGATAAAGTCACAAGACATGTTGCGTTAGTCGGGGTTATGATCACAGGAATACTGTATTTATGTCTGTATACTTAGCTTTGGtggaaaacagcaattttacgcCCATCCACTCTCAGAAGTGGGAGTAGGAAACAGCACATTTAGATATTATTggttttgaatgaatgaatgtctttGGATTAGGTTAAAGTTTACCATGTGACGGTGACGTTGctgaaaatgtatgttttattttctcccaGTGTCCAACTAACTGCTGTCCTCCCCACAGTCTGGCCAACATTCCTCTGACCCCAGAAACAGCCCGAGACCAAGAGAGGCGAATTCGCAGAGAGATTGCCAACAGCAACGAGCGTCGGCGTATGCAGAGCATCAATGCTGGATTCCAGTCACTTAAAACACTCATCCCACACAGCGATGGAGAGAAGCTCAGTAAGGTTGGTCACAAAGAGAGTTTTGACTTAGGTGATGAGTTACATGTAGCTGCAAGGGACTGTAACGTTATTATTCTTCTCTTTTCTCCAGGCTGCCATCCTGCAACAGACGGCGGAGTACATTTTCACTTTGGAGCAGGAGAAGACGCGGCTTTTGCAGCAGAACAGTCAGCTCAAACGAATCATACAAGTAAAGCATCACCGGGCCAAACCTGAACAAGGCTTTACCAGGAATTTCTGTCCTTCAGTGTTATCAGTTCATCTAAAATGGATATCCAATTTCTGCTTCCTCTCCCTAGGAGCTAAGTGGTTCCTCCCCCAAGAGGAGGCGTGCGGAGGAGAAAGATGAAGGGATCGGCTCACCAGACAtcctggaggaggagaagactgAAGACTTGAGGAGGGAGATGATTGAGTTAAGGCAGCAGCTGGAAAAAGAGCGCTCGGTCAGGATGATGCTGGAAGATCAGGTAAAAGGAGCAACCATGACTTGTAACAACATTTGCGACAGTCTCAGAAGTCTGTGTCCAgacaaacacagtgactgacatgattctGAGTTGCTTACACACTTTTATCTCCTGCCCTGTGTGGCAGATGCGTTCCCTGGATGCTCAGTTGTACCCAGAGAAACTGAAGGCAATCGCCCAGCAGGTCCAGGAGCACCAGACCCAGACACAGAGCCTTGTCCATctgcagcagcacaagcagCTGGAGAGGGATCTCACTCCAGCACACAGCCCACAGGTTGGAAACATTTGCATAAGAGTCTGACTCACACATAAACAGTGGAATCCTTTTGAGAATTACGCTCATGTGCTGATAAAACTTTTTCTCGATTAAAGGAgtacttcacccccaaatgatttgtatatcagttactcactctGTGTTGCATTGAGTTCATTAAGAAACCTTAtttttctctcatgcctccatggtgaacgaagaatccaagcatggattgaagtcataggggtccgcATTTGACAACAGTATAtctaaacatctgtttacaaactcaaacacaactcgtgcagtataatccaagtctcatttatccggtcgtatgctcagtacttcttaaacagacagccctttctaaCGGGGAACTAAACTGAAAGAGAGACTTATCAATGCTCTTttcacagccagactccattgacaaaaacagtaattttacctcactgaacacggaAGCTGCTGGTCAACCATTGCCTCGATTAGGTAgttggtttgttttattgtgtgacttttggtgttttaaaaagttagtttggattcagcaaagtcacacacTAACCCAAACAGACTACTAATCAAGGCagtagtagaccagcagctcctgtgttcagcgaggtaaaattactgtttttgtcaatggagtctggctttgaagagagcatagatacgTTTTGCTTTCCTCGTCAGAAACGGGTGTCTGTTTTGAAAGTCCTGAgtatacgactggataaatgagacttggattatattgcatgagttgtgtgagggTTTGTTAACTGATATTCTgctatagttttgctgttgttaaatacCCCCCCtccaacattttcatttcattttaaataatcaCGTACAAGGTCTTGAATTTTACACGCAGATGAACCATTTTCAGCTCAGTTTGAAAACCAGTTAAATGTGGGCTCTTTGGTCTAAATTCATCAGACGGCTGGCAACAAATTCCCCACCTACTTCCTGTGTGTGGCTTCAAAAATTTACAGACTTCTTTGAGTCAATCACACTGAAGCATACTGCATTTTAAAACACTTACACACAGACCTGAATTAATCTCACAGTGTACAGTACATGTCACACTGACAGTCTCCTTCATGTCCAGAGTTAGAGCTGTCAGCAGCTAAGACACATTTACAGTGTGTTAAATGAGCAGCTCACACATCTTTGTGTTGTGCCTGTCTCCTGCCCTGACAGCCGCAGTATCCTGTTTCTGCAGGCTAACGCTAACCGAACATGATGCCAAATCAATTGGCGGGTGCTGTCTGCCCATCCACTACTTGTGGCAGCTGGGCGCTGGTACCGAAAGATGATTGATGATACTCTCTGGAATAGTCATGTGACACTTTGTGACTCCCCAAGCAGGTCTCAGCGATGTGACCTCAAATCAATATGACCATGAGTTGACAAAATTACCCCCGTAACAAGAAATTACTGGAAATAGAATTAACTCTTATTTATGTTTCACTATGATCATGGCTCTATGATATAACTAAAGCTTGAACTGCTTTGATATATTTGCAGTTTAGGTACATGTCCGTATGGTTGTAATAAGGGtactatactgaaagtgtttggtggaagcaTGGCTTCAGTGGCACGTCATGAGAAATCTGTGCACCCCTTACTTCTATAATTTTTTCAGAGAACTAACCAGCTCCCCAAGATGCTTCTTTTTTAAGAGGCAGCTCGAAACACTGTGAGTAGAAGCGTTCCCCAAACATAAGGACATGAGAAAATTTAGGCTGATGAAAGCCTCTTAACATCTGGCCTGGTGAATATTCAATAAGCTGCCCAGCTGTATTCCTAATTATGTGTGTAATCGTGCTTgcacatttgtatttttatatatttaatgttGGTTTGTGCAGGTTTGTCAAGATACCAGAGCGTACTCTCCATTTAACGCTACTATACCATTACAGTTTGATGTTACAGTGTACGAGTGACATGAGAATAATGTATGATAATTAATCTTTTCTGCCAGGTGTTGGCCCCAGCTACCCCCCCTGCACCTACACACCATGCCACAGTCATCGTCCCCGCACCTGCCCAGCCTCCCCAGCCCCATCACGTCACCGTGGTAACCATGGGACCGACATCAGTTATCAACACAGTGTCCACATCTCGACAGAACCTGGACACCATCGTTCAAGTAAGACTGCAGCTCATGTGAAGCTTTTCCACATGTGAACACTAGAGGGTGGTGCCATCTCTGACATCACTTGTCCTCTCTCTCCAGGCAATCCAGCACATCGAGGGCACCCAGGGGAAGGGCTGTACCGGCGAGGAGGAGCAGCGGAGGGCAGTCATCGTCACTTCAGGCCGTGTCCTCTCCGACGCGGCGGGCTCAGACACGGCCTCAAACAGCGACGGGCCCGACGATTGCTCACTGCCTTGAGGTCATCCCTGACGTCTCGTGCGCCGTACACCTACATTCacgcacacacttacacacaaaggGCCCAAGCAGACCAGGGCTACAGGAGGCTACAACCCCACAGCACTCTGGAAGTTACTAGGGCTGGTAGACAGATTGAAGCActcgttttttttcttttcagtatACACTCTACATGTTGTACCGTAATAGGCAGCCCGAATAGGTTTACACTTAGACACTCATACatttctctgcttctctttaGCCCcctgctctctcacacacactcatgtctGTTCCTTTTACAATAGAGAGGTTATTATTAGAGCGGTTACTTCACTGACAGATCTGTAAATCCTCCGTCATACTGGATACTAGAATGTCTGCTAAACATCACCATTAATCACCAGGACTGTTGTCTTTATTCGGCCCTGAAGCTGCGTGACTGACCCACGAAACAGGAGACAGAGCCC from Epinephelus lanceolatus isolate andai-2023 chromosome 18, ASM4190304v1, whole genome shotgun sequence harbors:
- the tfap4 gene encoding transcription factor AP-4 isoform X1 — encoded protein: MEYFMVPAQKVPSLQHFRKTEKEVIGGLCSLANIPLTPETARDQERRIRREIANSNERRRMQSINAGFQSLKTLIPHSDGEKLSKAAILQQTAEYIFTLEQEKTRLLQQNSQLKRIIQELSGSSPKRRRAEEKDEGIGSPDILEEEKTEDLRREMIELRQQLEKERSVRMMLEDQMRSLDAQLYPEKLKAIAQQVQEHQTQTQSLVHLQQHKQLERDLTPAHSPQVLAPATPPAPTHHATVIVPAPAQPPQPHHVTVVTMGPTSVINTVSTSRQNLDTIVQAIQHIEGTQGKGCTGEEEQRRAVIVTSGRVLSDAAGSDTASNSDGPDDCSLP
- the tfap4 gene encoding transcription factor AP-4 isoform X2; amino-acid sequence: MEYFMVPAQKVPSLQHFRKTEKEVIGGLCSLANIPLTPETARDQERRIRREIANSNERRRMQSINAGFQSLKTLIPHSDGEKLSKAAILQQTAEYIFTLEQEKTRLLQQNSQLKRIIQELSGSSPKRRRAEEKDEGIGSPDILEEEKTEDLRREMIELRQQLEKERSVRMMLEDQLYPEKLKAIAQQVQEHQTQTQSLVHLQQHKQLERDLTPAHSPQVLAPATPPAPTHHATVIVPAPAQPPQPHHVTVVTMGPTSVINTVSTSRQNLDTIVQAIQHIEGTQGKGCTGEEEQRRAVIVTSGRVLSDAAGSDTASNSDGPDDCSLP